The Streptomyces sp. HUAS CB01 genome has a segment encoding these proteins:
- a CDS encoding TetR/AcrR family transcriptional regulator encodes MARVRLSVAERREELLRAAVEQIEARGVAAVRIADVASALGVSNALVLYHFSSKEKLVAAAFSYAAEGDLAHLRKILGRRTSAVRRLRTAVRWYAPTGQAKGWRLWIEGWAVALREPALRDVSRDLDRRWKAELTAVIAEGAAAGEFRCADPSAAAWRLTALLDGLAVQMTSYAGSLSRAGMLQWAEEALARELGLDRAALTRQSA; translated from the coding sequence GTGGCGAGAGTCCGGTTGAGCGTGGCGGAGCGGCGGGAGGAACTGCTGCGGGCCGCCGTGGAGCAGATCGAGGCCCGCGGGGTGGCCGCCGTCCGGATCGCCGACGTGGCGTCCGCTCTCGGTGTGAGCAACGCCCTCGTGCTGTACCACTTCTCCTCGAAGGAGAAGCTCGTCGCCGCCGCCTTCTCCTATGCGGCGGAGGGCGATCTGGCCCATCTGCGCAAGATCCTCGGCCGTCGGACCTCGGCGGTGCGGCGGCTGCGGACCGCCGTGCGCTGGTACGCCCCGACCGGGCAGGCGAAGGGGTGGCGGCTGTGGATCGAGGGCTGGGCGGTGGCACTGCGGGAGCCCGCCCTGCGTGATGTGTCCCGCGATCTCGACCGCCGATGGAAGGCGGAGCTCACGGCGGTCATCGCGGAGGGCGCGGCGGCCGGCGAGTTCCGGTGCGCCGACCCTTCGGCGGCGGCGTGGCGGCTGACGGCGCTGCTCGACGGCCTGGCCGTGCAGATGACGTCGTATGCGGGCTCGCTGAGCCGGGCCGGCATGCTGCAGTGGGCCGAGGAGGCACTCGCCCGTGAACTGGGGCTCGACCGCGCGGCGTTGACCCGGCAGAGTGCTTAG
- a CDS encoding glutamate dehydrogenase: protein MSQHGPLVSLTWTDHVTGRRGHLVIDRLVRGVCSGGLRMREGCTLDEVAGLARGMTMKEALHYDPEGRYVPLGGAKGGIDCDPRAPEAYGVLVRYLRAMRPYIEHMWTTGEDLGLTQDVIDEAAAEAGLVSTVQAVYPLLDDESAARRRLADAFAVDVDGIGLDELVGGCGVAESVLTALERAGVPHEGARVSVQGFGTMGGAAARFLSHAGLRIVAVADIKGTIVHPDGLDVEALLAARDSFGTVDRSALRPGDLELPGDAWLSADAEVLVPAAVSYAVDPANQSVIRARWIAEAANMPVLPEAEERLRARGVTVLPDVVVNSGTNAWWWWTLFGDIGADAEEAFTHTRRSMRALVDRMLTRAEEDGTTPRAAAHAIVADRLPRIMERFGSYGR, encoded by the coding sequence GTGTCCCAACATGGCCCGCTCGTCTCGCTCACCTGGACCGATCACGTCACCGGGCGGCGGGGCCACCTCGTGATCGACCGCCTCGTCCGCGGCGTGTGCAGCGGCGGGCTGCGGATGCGCGAGGGCTGCACCCTGGACGAGGTCGCCGGACTGGCCCGGGGCATGACCATGAAGGAGGCCCTCCACTACGACCCGGAGGGCAGGTACGTCCCGCTCGGCGGCGCCAAGGGCGGGATCGACTGCGACCCGAGGGCCCCGGAGGCGTACGGCGTGCTGGTCCGCTACCTGCGGGCGATGCGTCCCTACATCGAGCACATGTGGACCACCGGTGAGGACCTCGGGCTCACCCAGGACGTGATCGACGAGGCCGCCGCCGAGGCCGGGCTGGTCTCGACGGTGCAGGCCGTGTATCCGCTGCTGGACGACGAGTCGGCGGCGCGCCGGCGACTGGCGGACGCGTTCGCCGTCGACGTCGACGGAATCGGGCTCGACGAGCTGGTCGGCGGCTGCGGAGTCGCCGAGTCCGTGCTCACGGCCCTGGAGCGGGCGGGCGTCCCTCACGAAGGGGCCCGGGTCTCCGTGCAGGGCTTCGGCACGATGGGCGGGGCGGCGGCCCGCTTCCTGTCGCACGCCGGTCTGCGGATCGTGGCCGTGGCCGACATCAAGGGGACGATCGTCCACCCGGACGGCCTGGACGTCGAGGCACTGCTCGCCGCCCGAGACTCGTTCGGAACGGTGGACCGCTCGGCGCTGCGCCCCGGCGACCTCGAGCTGCCCGGTGACGCCTGGCTGTCCGCGGACGCGGAGGTCCTGGTGCCCGCCGCGGTCTCGTACGCCGTCGACCCGGCCAACCAGTCCGTGATCCGGGCACGCTGGATCGCGGAGGCGGCCAACATGCCGGTCCTTCCCGAGGCGGAGGAGCGCTTGCGGGCGCGCGGGGTCACCGTGCTGCCGGACGTCGTGGTGAACTCCGGGACCAACGCCTGGTGGTGGTGGACGCTCTTCGGTGACATCGGTGCGGACGCGGAGGAGGCGTTCACCCACACGCGGCGGTCGATGCGAGCCCTGGTCGACCGGATGCTCACGCGTGCCGAGGAGGACGGCACGACCCCGCGCGCCGCGGCCCACGCGATCGTGGCCGACCGGCTGCCGCGCATCATGGAACGCTTCGGCTCGTACGGCCGGTAG
- a CDS encoding carboxymuconolactone decarboxylase family protein yields MARISLTPPRTLFSRAVDWYSKRTYGKVLDPAKALAHNPKVLRSDLRFELAVAKWNRLDADLKALAVMASAASIGCSWCMDFGYWENQRRGMDVRKVHDVPVWRESDVYTPLERDVMEYAEAMTANPPQVTDELAGRLLAALGEAAHVELTAMIAVENLRSRMNSALGLTSQGFKDHCEVPGRGPAGAAAAGDAR; encoded by the coding sequence ATGGCCCGCATTTCTCTCACCCCGCCCCGTACGCTCTTCTCCCGCGCGGTGGACTGGTACTCGAAGCGGACGTACGGCAAGGTCCTCGACCCGGCGAAGGCGCTCGCCCACAATCCGAAGGTGCTCAGGTCCGACCTGCGGTTCGAGCTCGCGGTCGCGAAGTGGAACCGGCTCGACGCCGACCTCAAGGCGCTGGCCGTGATGGCGTCGGCCGCCTCGATCGGCTGCAGCTGGTGCATGGACTTCGGGTACTGGGAGAACCAGCGTCGGGGCATGGACGTCCGCAAGGTGCACGACGTGCCGGTGTGGCGGGAGAGTGACGTGTACACCCCGCTGGAACGGGACGTGATGGAGTACGCGGAGGCCATGACGGCCAATCCGCCGCAGGTCACCGACGAGCTGGCGGGACGGCTGCTGGCTGCTCTGGGCGAGGCCGCCCATGTGGAGCTCACGGCGATGATCGCGGTGGAGAACCTGCGGTCGCGGATGAATTCCGCGCTCGGTCTGACCAGCCAGGGGTTCAAGGACCACTGCGAGGTGCCCGGGCGCGGGCCGGCCGGGGCGGCCGCTGCGGGCGACGCGCGTTGA
- a CDS encoding MBL fold metallo-hydrolase, protein MTGAGSPPPLRSRLRSMRPVAFGADPAGERMERIRRSPHFADGVFQNPVGARTRPSGSTLEFAKIYFRKEARRRRGPAAPIPLHPTTLEDLARPPASGLRLTWMGHSSVLAEIDGKRVLFDPVWGRRCSPFAFAGPKRLHAVPLPLAALGPVDVVVISHDHYDHLDLPSIRALASTDTLFAVPLGVGAHLERWGVSESRLRELDWNESTQVDGLRLTATPARHFCGRGLRNQQHTLWASWAVEGPSGHRIYHSGDTGYFPGFRDIGAEHGPFDATMIQIGAYSEFWPDIHMTPAEGMRAHLDLQGGQPSGVMLPIHWGTFNLALHPWDEPGEGTLAAAEEAGARAALPLPGQPFEPTAGGVPSAPWWRAVAHAPAAGRPLQTPATGTRHGVAASGSDTPETAPTP, encoded by the coding sequence GTGACCGGCGCAGGTTCCCCGCCCCCGCTGCGCTCCCGGCTGCGATCGATGCGGCCCGTCGCCTTCGGGGCCGACCCCGCCGGAGAGCGGATGGAGCGGATCCGCCGCTCCCCCCATTTCGCCGACGGGGTGTTCCAGAACCCCGTGGGAGCCCGGACGAGACCGTCAGGGTCCACGCTCGAGTTCGCGAAGATCTACTTCCGGAAAGAGGCCCGCAGACGCCGCGGCCCCGCCGCCCCGATACCCCTGCACCCCACCACGCTCGAGGACCTCGCCAGGCCCCCGGCCTCCGGGCTCCGGCTCACCTGGATGGGGCACTCGAGCGTGCTCGCCGAGATCGACGGCAAGCGGGTGCTCTTCGACCCGGTCTGGGGCCGGCGCTGCTCACCCTTCGCGTTCGCCGGACCGAAGCGGCTCCATGCCGTGCCCCTGCCGCTGGCGGCGCTCGGCCCCGTCGACGTGGTCGTGATCTCCCACGACCACTACGACCACCTCGACCTGCCCAGCATCCGCGCGCTGGCCTCGACGGACACGCTCTTCGCGGTGCCGCTCGGCGTGGGGGCGCACCTGGAGCGCTGGGGCGTGTCGGAGAGCCGCCTGCGGGAGCTGGACTGGAACGAGTCGACGCAGGTGGACGGCCTGCGGCTGACCGCCACCCCGGCCCGGCACTTCTGCGGCCGCGGCCTGCGCAACCAGCAGCACACGCTGTGGGCGTCCTGGGCCGTCGAGGGGCCGTCCGGTCACCGGATCTACCACAGCGGTGACACAGGGTACTTCCCCGGCTTCCGGGACATCGGTGCGGAGCACGGCCCGTTCGACGCCACCATGATCCAGATCGGTGCCTACAGCGAGTTCTGGCCCGACATCCACATGACCCCGGCCGAGGGCATGCGGGCCCATCTGGACCTCCAGGGCGGACAGCCGTCCGGGGTGATGCTGCCGATCCACTGGGGCACGTTCAACCTCGCGCTGCACCCGTGGGACGAGCCGGGCGAGGGCACGCTCGCGGCGGCGGAGGAAGCGGGCGCGCGGGCCGCCCTGCCGCTGCCGGGCCAGCCCTTCGAGCCCACGGCGGGCGGCGTTCCCTCCGCGCCCTGGTGGCGAGCGGTGGCCCACGCCCCCGCCGCCGGCCGGCCGCTGCAGACCCCGGCGACCGGGACCCGGCACGGCGTCGCCGCCTCCGGCTCGGACACACCGGAGACGGCCCCGACGCCGTAG